The proteins below come from a single Bryobacter aggregatus MPL3 genomic window:
- a CDS encoding DUF3106 domain-containing protein, whose amino-acid sequence MRWFWILTLCSLPMLAQGPKGTGIKLIERLNQMSPGERQKMLNRMPADRRRVLEERIDHLNRIAPEARETLKKDYESFQQLPPEKQDAVRKTLKQIAELPDERRPAVRSAINTLRQQPVDLRGRKMASRAFQQSFNEDERKLIKEALNTLPPADASSSPED is encoded by the coding sequence ATGAGGTGGTTTTGGATCCTCACCTTATGCAGCCTGCCCATGTTGGCTCAGGGACCGAAGGGTACTGGCATCAAACTGATTGAACGTCTGAATCAGATGTCTCCCGGTGAGCGCCAGAAGATGTTGAACCGTATGCCCGCCGATCGCCGCCGCGTGCTCGAGGAGCGAATCGACCACCTCAACCGGATTGCACCGGAAGCTCGTGAAACTTTGAAGAAAGACTACGAGTCCTTTCAGCAGCTGCCGCCCGAAAAGCAGGATGCCGTACGCAAGACCTTAAAGCAGATTGCGGAGTTGCCCGACGAACGGCGCCCGGCGGTGCGCAGCGCTATCAACACGCTACGCCAGCAACCGGTCGATCTTCGGGGCCGTAAGATGGCGTCCCGGGCTTTCCAGCAAAGCTTCAATGAAGATGAGCGCAAGCTGATTAAAGAAGCCTTGAATACGCTTCCTCCGGCCGACGCCTCATCGTCCCCTGAGGATTAG
- a CDS encoding SMP-30/gluconolactonase/LRE family protein — translation MIDTKNYPSIGKIHRYDSAFDSLVGTDARLEVIASGFDWSEGPVWVKNGGYLLFSDVPRNTVYKWEEGKGTSAFVKPSGYTGNTDYGKEPGSNGLTLDPKGQLVSCEHGDRRVSVLTKGGGKQTLADNYMGKRLNSPNDCCFKSNGDLYFTDPPYGLPGNYEDPRRELDFCGVYRRAQDGSVTLLTKEMTRPNGIAFSPDEKILYVANSDPAKANWMAYPVKDDGTLGTGKVFYDVTANAGKMPGLPDGLKVDEKGNLFASGPGGIYVFSAAGSLLGRIETGEATANCAWGNNGSVLYICADMYMCRIPTLTRGRLP, via the coding sequence ATGATCGATACCAAGAATTACCCCTCGATCGGCAAAATTCATCGTTACGATTCTGCTTTCGATTCGCTTGTCGGAACGGACGCCCGGCTGGAAGTCATTGCCTCTGGCTTTGACTGGAGTGAGGGCCCGGTTTGGGTCAAGAACGGCGGGTATCTTCTCTTCAGCGACGTCCCGCGCAATACGGTCTACAAGTGGGAAGAAGGCAAAGGCACCAGCGCATTCGTAAAGCCATCCGGCTATACGGGAAATACCGATTACGGCAAGGAGCCCGGCTCCAATGGCTTGACCCTCGACCCGAAGGGACAACTGGTCAGCTGCGAACATGGCGATCGGCGTGTCAGTGTCCTCACCAAGGGCGGCGGCAAGCAGACTCTCGCCGACAACTACATGGGCAAGCGCCTCAACAGTCCCAACGATTGCTGCTTCAAATCGAATGGGGACCTCTACTTTACAGATCCGCCCTACGGTCTCCCCGGTAACTATGAGGACCCGCGCCGCGAGCTGGACTTTTGCGGTGTCTACCGCCGGGCGCAAGATGGGAGCGTCACTCTGCTGACCAAAGAAATGACCCGTCCTAACGGCATCGCGTTCTCTCCGGATGAGAAGATACTCTATGTCGCCAACTCCGATCCGGCCAAGGCAAACTGGATGGCCTATCCGGTAAAGGACGACGGCACCCTCGGCACGGGCAAAGTGTTCTACGATGTCACGGCTAATGCGGGCAAGATGCCCGGTTTACCGGACGGTTTGAAGGTGGATGAGAAAGGTAATCTCTTTGCCTCAGGCCCCGGAGGCATTTATGTTTTCAGCGCGGCAGGCAGCCTGCTCGGCCGGATCGAAACCGGCGAAGCCACTGCCAATTGCGCTTGGGGTAATAACGGCAGTGTCCTATACATCTGTGCTGACATGTATATGTGTCGTATTCCAACCCTCACGCGCGGGCGCTTGCCTTAA
- a CDS encoding anti-sigma factor family protein, producing MNCNLKTHEQEELLLGYCSGTLDLEKARVFQAHIARCPDCRTMVEMQQFVDESLDLWHPPEVSPDFDRQLFALIHAGDAKPLPWWDRILSVQVGWKPALPLALGLIALAVLILRTPEPFPSLHQSEGLKADEIEQVERTLDDMEALHALRHADRSSARKEAL from the coding sequence ATGAACTGCAATTTGAAAACTCACGAACAGGAAGAACTCCTCCTTGGGTATTGCTCTGGAACCCTCGATCTTGAGAAGGCTCGTGTGTTCCAGGCTCACATTGCCCGGTGCCCGGATTGCCGGACAATGGTGGAAATGCAACAATTCGTCGATGAGTCGCTCGACCTCTGGCATCCACCGGAAGTCAGCCCGGATTTCGATCGTCAGCTCTTTGCACTCATCCATGCCGGAGACGCGAAGCCGCTCCCGTGGTGGGATCGAATCCTCTCTGTACAAGTCGGCTGGAAGCCGGCGCTTCCACTTGCTCTGGGTCTGATTGCACTTGCTGTTCTGATCCTGCGCACTCCAGAACCCTTCCCCTCTCTGCACCAGAGTGAAGGTCTGAAGGCCGACGAGATCGAGCAAGTGGAACGGACGCTCGATGATATGGAAGCGCTCCATGCTCTCCGGCATGCGGATCGGTCCTCGGCCCGGAAGGAGGCTTTATGA
- a CDS encoding creatininase family protein translates to MRSTILLISCASFLLAQAPRTREADELNWMEYKDLVPAKINTILFPTGTVEAHGVAHNGADSTVPTAIARRIAPGLNALVAPTLNYGITGSLEAFAGGIAISDEAYRAFTRDILRGFARHGIKNILIVNGHGGNTAALNAVAEEVGRNEKVRILIVNWWTYCSDLTFKIFGEDGGHAGWNETAMVQATTPQNIRKELYRDELATARGAAGTWTAYPFPSSIILYQPKQGYVKFDEVKAKEYFNSCSDKIAALGAEVIQKWDLAGLYVK, encoded by the coding sequence ATGAGATCGACGATTCTGCTCATTAGCTGCGCTAGTTTTCTGTTGGCTCAAGCTCCACGGACGCGGGAAGCCGATGAACTGAACTGGATGGAATACAAGGACCTGGTTCCGGCGAAGATCAACACGATTCTCTTTCCAACCGGAACCGTGGAGGCACATGGGGTAGCTCACAATGGAGCGGACAGTACGGTGCCGACCGCGATTGCCCGGCGGATCGCTCCGGGTTTGAACGCCTTGGTGGCTCCGACGCTCAACTACGGGATTACCGGTTCGCTCGAAGCCTTTGCCGGTGGCATCGCGATTTCAGACGAGGCGTACCGGGCCTTTACCCGCGACATCCTGCGTGGATTTGCGCGGCATGGGATCAAGAACATCCTCATCGTGAACGGCCACGGCGGCAATACAGCGGCGCTCAACGCGGTGGCGGAAGAAGTGGGGAGAAACGAGAAGGTGCGGATTCTGATCGTGAACTGGTGGACCTACTGCTCCGATCTGACCTTCAAAATTTTCGGCGAAGACGGTGGCCATGCCGGGTGGAACGAGACGGCCATGGTGCAGGCAACGACACCGCAGAACATCAGGAAGGAACTCTATCGGGATGAGCTTGCTACTGCTCGCGGTGCCGCTGGAACCTGGACGGCCTATCCGTTTCCGAGTTCGATCATTCTCTATCAACCCAAACAAGGCTACGTGAAGTTTGATGAAGTAAAGGCCAAGGAATACTTCAACTCCTGCTCGGACAAGATCGCCGCTCTGGGCGCGGAGGTCATTCAGAAGTGGGATCTGGCCGGGCTGTATGTGAAGTGA
- a CDS encoding RNA polymerase sigma factor yields MLRVREGDESSFALLLEKHRNSVIHFLFRMVQNRAIAEELAQEVFLRVYRSRESYEPTAKFTTWLFRITTHLALNHVRDRRNDRLNDSIDNNAEDAVPRQLADRVTNVEQRLLKDARLSEVRNAIEQLPEKQRLAVLLHKYQEMEYSQIAGVLGCSDSAVKSLLFRAYETLRDRLKHFSPGSDGVKGT; encoded by the coding sequence ATGCTTCGCGTACGAGAGGGGGATGAATCCTCGTTTGCTCTCCTCCTCGAAAAGCATCGTAATTCTGTCATCCATTTTTTATTCCGCATGGTGCAGAATCGAGCGATCGCAGAAGAATTGGCGCAAGAAGTTTTCCTGCGTGTCTATCGAAGCCGGGAAAGCTATGAACCGACAGCGAAGTTTACGACCTGGCTATTTCGCATCACAACTCATTTGGCTCTCAATCATGTGCGGGATCGCCGCAATGATCGGTTGAACGACTCGATCGACAACAATGCGGAGGATGCCGTTCCCAGACAACTGGCGGACCGCGTCACCAATGTGGAACAGCGCCTTCTAAAGGATGCGCGCTTGAGCGAAGTCCGGAATGCAATCGAGCAGTTGCCCGAAAAACAACGTCTCGCAGTCTTGCTACACAAGTATCAGGAAATGGAGTATTCGCAGATTGCGGGTGTTCTCGGATGTTCCGATTCAGCAGTGAAAAGCCTGCTGTTTCGTGCTTACGAAACCCTGCGTGACCGCCTGAAGCATTTTAGCCCAGGCTCAGACGGAGTGAAGGGGACATAG
- a CDS encoding adenosine deaminase family protein, with protein sequence MSYSNPHARALALILFFASLGRSQDFESRFAEIRDRATPQQLYSFLYALPKGGDLHHHAGLSIYARTALEVGLKQRQNGYRVYTRTSFHDCGDNENGAVILYQNINSANYAKLSPCRQSDFTPFDDLSATQRSAWISALILDQPGETRNEFFEEIVPRLSPFLRNPYYFADSFAENLKLFGREGVRYIEAQWSPIAMERPDGTIFPPDEAIAIFKKRMAQPDVIASGVQYRFHTTVIRFRDDVERQIAFQYEFIDRHRDLWVGINAAGREDNDKGYALRMLNAFREARRKHSAIPMSIHAGEKDSPGREVHDTLLLGASRIGHGLNLISDPDTMLLLRHNRYLVEINLISNRVLDYVPDLSKHPFPEYLRFGIPVCLNTDDRGSWDSNMTDEYMHAVQLFRLTWTEIKQLGHNSLTYSFAPEALKQKMLADYDRDLRQFEERFASGDWAAELSRIRPEISGYARKNLLP encoded by the coding sequence GTGTCGTATTCCAACCCTCACGCGCGGGCGCTTGCCTTAATTCTTTTCTTTGCGAGTCTCGGACGAAGCCAGGATTTTGAATCCCGCTTCGCCGAGATTCGCGACCGCGCGACTCCGCAGCAACTCTATTCCTTCCTCTATGCGCTTCCCAAAGGGGGCGACTTGCATCATCATGCCGGCCTCAGCATCTATGCCCGTACGGCGCTTGAAGTCGGTCTGAAGCAGAGGCAGAACGGCTACCGTGTCTATACGCGCACCAGCTTCCACGATTGCGGCGACAACGAGAATGGCGCTGTCATCCTTTACCAGAACATCAACAGTGCAAACTACGCGAAGCTGAGCCCTTGCCGGCAGTCCGATTTCACACCCTTCGACGACCTGTCGGCCACGCAGCGTTCTGCCTGGATTTCCGCGCTGATTCTGGACCAGCCGGGCGAAACGCGCAATGAGTTCTTTGAGGAGATCGTTCCCCGCCTCTCCCCCTTCCTGCGCAACCCGTATTACTTTGCCGACAGCTTTGCCGAAAATCTGAAGCTCTTCGGCCGCGAAGGCGTACGCTACATCGAGGCCCAATGGAGTCCGATTGCCATGGAGCGGCCCGATGGCACGATTTTTCCTCCTGACGAAGCGATTGCCATCTTCAAGAAACGCATGGCGCAACCGGATGTCATCGCCAGCGGCGTCCAGTATCGTTTCCACACCACGGTTATTCGCTTTCGCGACGACGTCGAGCGCCAGATCGCCTTCCAGTACGAATTCATCGACCGGCACCGTGATCTCTGGGTGGGCATCAATGCCGCTGGGCGGGAAGATAACGACAAAGGCTATGCGCTCCGGATGCTGAATGCCTTCCGCGAAGCCCGCCGCAAACACTCCGCGATTCCGATGAGCATCCACGCAGGCGAGAAGGACTCGCCTGGCCGTGAAGTGCACGATACGCTCTTGCTCGGCGCCTCGCGCATCGGCCACGGTCTGAACCTGATCAGTGACCCGGACACGATGCTGCTCCTTCGCCATAATCGCTACCTTGTCGAGATCAATCTGATCTCAAACCGGGTCCTCGATTATGTGCCGGACCTCTCGAAGCATCCCTTCCCGGAATACCTCCGCTTTGGCATTCCCGTCTGTCTGAATACCGACGATCGAGGCAGTTGGGATTCCAACATGACCGATGAATACATGCACGCCGTCCAGCTCTTTCGCCTCACCTGGACAGAGATCAAACAACTGGGGCACAACAGTTTGACCTACAGCTTTGCGCCCGAAGCCTTAAAGCAGAAGATGCTGGCGGACTATGACCGCGATCTTCGCCAGTTTGAGGAACGATTCGCCAGCGGAGACTGGGCGGCGGAGCTTTCCCGGATTCGCCCGGAGATCAGTGGCTATGCCCGGAAAAATTTGCTTCCGTAG
- a CDS encoding GNAT family N-acetyltransferase: MLENGVVQLRPLALNDVEALWPQASEAEIWKYMRGGLQDSPERLQHWVQTALAKRDQGIEYPFVTLDSSSRQIAGSTRFLTIDPPNRSLEIGGTWLGREFRGTAINLNAKYLMLCFAFESLGCVRVQFRTDSRNLRSQQAIEKLGAVREGVFRKDYIFPDGYQRSSVFYSVIDDDWPVVKRTIAARLYALSI, from the coding sequence GTGCTTGAAAACGGCGTAGTTCAACTCCGGCCCTTGGCCCTCAATGACGTCGAGGCTCTCTGGCCCCAGGCAAGTGAAGCCGAGATCTGGAAGTACATGCGCGGCGGGCTGCAGGATTCACCGGAACGGTTGCAGCATTGGGTGCAAACCGCTTTGGCCAAACGGGATCAGGGAATCGAGTATCCCTTTGTTACTCTGGATTCCTCCAGCAGACAAATTGCCGGTTCCACCCGGTTTCTGACGATCGACCCACCGAATCGTTCCTTAGAAATCGGAGGCACTTGGCTGGGGAGGGAGTTTCGAGGGACGGCAATCAACCTGAATGCAAAGTATCTGATGCTTTGCTTCGCCTTTGAAAGCTTGGGTTGTGTGCGCGTCCAGTTTCGAACGGACTCTCGCAATCTGCGATCTCAGCAAGCGATTGAGAAGTTGGGAGCAGTTCGGGAGGGAGTATTTCGCAAGGACTACATCTTTCCAGACGGCTATCAGCGATCGAGTGTTTTCTATTCCGTGATTGATGACGATTGGCCCGTGGTAAAAAGAACCATTGCGGCCCGGTTGTACGCTTTATCTATATAG
- a CDS encoding sensor histidine kinase produces the protein MQTILEMKTFVLPSAHHFARRPWFSWLILGTLVALCLILALLQYRWIGEISNAEEAKLKASLRASLDRLRQDFQQELAAAVSVLRPNFDDSTDNAPHLYAEKFSKWRSANPGSKLIRRIALATPAGHQVNLQILNPETLDFESSEWPADWKAARMRILAHSKGERWRPGPPGDPTLVELAQMGPGSPEAHSHPTLLIDFDPHYLFETLLPRLLHRHLSYEGHIDYQLELRSRNDPRKILFEYNPGKAGPIASRADVSVPLFENFFDMNFRRMPPPRSREFPGMPPQGFEATPGSPAGGGGRWTLAARHLSGSLAGYVSEVRKRNLAVSGVLILLLICTVAAVLHLTQQANRYSDLQMQFVANVSHELRTPLTVIRTAAYNLRGKMSTKPVHVEKYGALIESESEKLTAIVERVLQFSSAEAGNLTQKLEPISAEQLIVEALQSRQSVIDRVQCEVERDWKPGLPPVLADKLAMRQALQNLIENALIYGMEGGDWLGISTRNAVLAGQPAVEIRICDRGPGIPADEQRCIFDPFYRGRRAIAAQIHGTGLGLNLVQKIVAAHGATIQLRSFPGQGTEFILKIPAAPEERI, from the coding sequence GTGCAGACTATCCTGGAGATGAAGACCTTCGTGCTCCCTTCTGCTCATCACTTTGCTCGCCGGCCTTGGTTCTCCTGGCTCATTCTGGGTACACTTGTCGCGCTCTGTTTGATCCTGGCTCTCCTGCAATATCGCTGGATTGGCGAGATCAGTAATGCGGAAGAGGCAAAGTTGAAGGCCTCGCTCCGGGCATCGCTCGATCGTCTGCGGCAGGACTTCCAGCAGGAACTGGCGGCCGCGGTCTCGGTTCTCCGTCCCAACTTCGACGACTCGACGGACAACGCGCCTCACCTCTACGCAGAGAAGTTCAGCAAATGGCGCAGCGCCAATCCAGGTTCGAAATTGATCCGGCGGATCGCCTTGGCCACTCCCGCGGGACATCAAGTGAACTTGCAGATCCTGAACCCTGAGACGCTGGACTTTGAAAGCAGCGAATGGCCTGCGGATTGGAAGGCCGCGCGGATGAGGATCCTGGCTCACAGCAAAGGCGAGCGTTGGCGCCCGGGGCCGCCAGGAGATCCCACGCTGGTTGAGCTCGCACAGATGGGGCCTGGGAGCCCAGAGGCTCACTCGCACCCGACACTCCTAATCGATTTCGATCCTCACTATCTCTTCGAAACTCTCCTCCCGAGGCTACTCCACCGTCATCTCAGCTACGAAGGGCACATCGACTATCAACTCGAGTTGCGCAGCCGCAATGACCCGCGGAAGATTCTTTTTGAGTACAACCCGGGGAAGGCCGGCCCCATCGCGAGCCGGGCTGACGTGAGCGTCCCCCTGTTTGAGAACTTCTTTGACATGAACTTTCGCCGGATGCCCCCTCCGCGATCCCGGGAGTTTCCGGGAATGCCTCCGCAGGGTTTTGAAGCCACACCAGGTTCGCCCGCTGGAGGGGGTGGACGCTGGACGCTGGCAGCCCGCCACCTTTCCGGTTCTCTGGCTGGCTATGTGTCTGAAGTGAGAAAGAGGAATCTTGCCGTGTCGGGGGTGCTCATTCTTCTGCTCATTTGCACCGTTGCCGCGGTGCTCCACCTCACACAACAAGCCAACCGTTATAGCGATTTGCAGATGCAGTTTGTTGCCAACGTTTCGCATGAACTGCGTACTCCACTCACCGTCATTCGCACCGCTGCCTACAACCTGCGCGGCAAGATGTCCACCAAGCCGGTTCATGTCGAGAAGTACGGGGCGCTCATCGAGAGCGAGAGTGAAAAGCTCACCGCGATTGTCGAGCGCGTCTTGCAGTTTTCAAGCGCAGAGGCCGGCAATCTCACCCAGAAACTGGAGCCGATTTCGGCAGAACAATTGATCGTCGAAGCACTGCAATCCCGGCAGAGCGTCATCGATCGCGTGCAGTGTGAAGTGGAGCGCGACTGGAAACCCGGCTTGCCGCCGGTTCTGGCGGACAAACTAGCCATGCGCCAGGCGCTTCAGAATCTGATCGAGAATGCACTGATCTATGGAATGGAAGGCGGGGATTGGCTCGGCATCTCCACCCGCAATGCGGTGCTGGCCGGCCAACCCGCCGTCGAGATCCGAATTTGCGACCGCGGCCCGGGTATTCCCGCCGATGAACAACGCTGCATCTTCGACCCGTTTTATCGAGGCCGCCGCGCCATTGCCGCGCAGATCCACGGAACCGGATTAGGATTGAATTTGGTGCAGAAAATTGTGGCGGCTCACGGCGCGACAATTCAGCTCCGGAGTTTTCCTGGACAAGGGACGGAGTTTATTTTGAAGATTCCGGCAGCACCGGAAGAGAGGATCTGA
- a CDS encoding SDR family oxidoreductase, protein MNSSKKIALVTGAGTGIGRAAAQALHGAGYEVVVTGRRREPLEETANGQMLVVPADVSQPTAVEALFEAIENHYGRLDLLFNNAGMGAPAIPMDELSFEQWNAVVGVNLTGSFLCAQAAMRLMKKQKPQGGRIINNGSISAQTPRPNSAPYTATKHAITGLTKSIALDGRPFDIACGQIDIGNAASEMTQRMTVGVMQANGTMSPEPRMDLAHVANAILYMASLPLEANVLTMTVMATKMPLAGRG, encoded by the coding sequence ATGAATTCTTCGAAAAAGATTGCCCTGGTGACTGGGGCGGGCACTGGAATCGGCCGGGCGGCGGCACAAGCTCTGCACGGCGCGGGTTATGAAGTGGTTGTCACTGGAAGACGGCGCGAGCCACTCGAGGAAACAGCAAACGGGCAAATGCTTGTTGTTCCAGCCGACGTGTCGCAACCCACAGCCGTCGAGGCACTCTTCGAGGCAATTGAGAACCACTATGGCAGGCTCGACCTGCTCTTCAACAATGCCGGCATGGGCGCGCCCGCCATTCCAATGGACGAACTCAGCTTTGAGCAATGGAACGCGGTTGTCGGCGTCAACCTCACCGGATCTTTCCTTTGCGCACAAGCGGCCATGCGGCTGATGAAAAAGCAGAAGCCCCAGGGTGGCCGCATCATCAACAATGGTTCGATTTCGGCGCAAACGCCCCGCCCGAATTCCGCTCCTTATACAGCGACCAAACATGCGATCACTGGCTTAACCAAGTCCATCGCGCTTGACGGCCGTCCTTTCGACATTGCCTGCGGCCAAATTGACATCGGCAATGCAGCCAGCGAGATGACCCAACGCATGACTGTCGGGGTGATGCAGGCCAACGGCACGATGAGTCCGGAGCCGCGAATGGATCTTGCGCACGTGGCGAATGCGATTCTCTATATGGCGAGTCTGCCGCTGGAGGCAAACGTCCTTACGATGACGGTCATGGCGACGAAGATGCCGCTGGCTGGCCGCGGTTGA
- a CDS encoding sulfatase produces MVKQKPNLLFLIADDHAAYVMGADGNRLAHTPNLDRLASEGTRFAANYCNSPVCTPSRQSILTGLYPHAAGVTTLRTPLADDRTTLAELLAADGYQTSVFGKMHFNRPGADGMHGFGTAMVEDRINQGWQAAVGRPRPPWRPFQDPARQWLNASKSPLPFKDEEMRSTWQLEQAKRWLTEHKDDGPFAMWFSIQEPHSPFDFPTEDGPRFQPEKFKVPQVGPEDASQIPLIFRDLSDSEKQGIAAAYYSSATFLDRNMGRILDHLRQLKLDDNTLVVYMADHGYCLGQHGRFEKHCFYEPAMRVPLLFRFPGKIASGKVVRRPTESVDVGPTILRLLGAEHRFDRTHGRDLWTSPARDEIFSEYLENEEACLLWREWKLIYTTGKRKRNDGYLTDNPTPGRTIRLYDRRHDPGEFVNVAAKYPALVQTLTKRLEDRFRTTHPEQNQDLDGWLRPRDGA; encoded by the coding sequence ATGGTGAAACAAAAACCGAATCTTCTCTTCCTCATCGCGGATGATCATGCTGCCTACGTGATGGGCGCTGACGGCAATCGGCTGGCCCACACGCCCAACCTCGACCGGCTGGCTAGCGAAGGGACTCGCTTTGCCGCGAACTACTGTAACTCCCCTGTCTGCACTCCATCCCGGCAATCCATTTTGACTGGCCTTTATCCTCATGCCGCAGGGGTCACCACCCTCCGCACCCCACTGGCAGACGACCGCACCACCCTCGCCGAGCTTCTCGCCGCCGACGGCTATCAGACCTCCGTCTTTGGCAAAATGCACTTCAATCGTCCCGGCGCTGACGGAATGCACGGCTTCGGTACCGCAATGGTCGAAGACCGGATCAACCAAGGTTGGCAGGCGGCGGTGGGGCGACCCCGTCCCCCCTGGCGTCCGTTCCAGGACCCGGCCCGCCAATGGCTGAACGCATCGAAGTCGCCGCTCCCCTTCAAAGATGAGGAGATGCGCAGCACCTGGCAATTGGAACAGGCCAAGCGCTGGCTGACCGAGCACAAAGACGATGGGCCCTTTGCGATGTGGTTCAGCATCCAGGAGCCGCACTCGCCTTTTGACTTCCCCACAGAAGACGGCCCTCGCTTCCAGCCGGAGAAGTTCAAAGTGCCTCAAGTCGGACCTGAGGATGCCTCGCAGATCCCTCTGATCTTTCGAGACTTATCTGACAGTGAAAAGCAAGGCATCGCTGCCGCCTACTACAGCAGCGCCACCTTTCTCGATCGCAATATGGGCCGCATCCTCGACCACCTGCGGCAGCTGAAACTCGACGACAATACGCTGGTCGTCTACATGGCGGACCATGGCTATTGCCTCGGGCAGCACGGACGTTTTGAGAAGCACTGTTTCTACGAACCAGCGATGCGCGTGCCGCTCTTGTTCCGGTTCCCGGGCAAGATCGCATCAGGGAAAGTGGTCCGGCGGCCGACGGAATCTGTCGATGTCGGTCCGACGATCCTGCGCTTACTCGGCGCGGAACATCGTTTTGATCGCACCCACGGGCGCGATCTGTGGACCAGCCCAGCCCGGGACGAGATCTTCAGTGAGTACCTTGAAAATGAGGAAGCCTGCCTGCTCTGGCGCGAGTGGAAGCTGATCTACACCACCGGAAAGCGCAAGCGCAACGACGGTTACCTCACTGACAATCCGACTCCCGGAAGAACCATCCGCCTCTACGACCGCCGCCACGATCCCGGCGAGTTTGTGAATGTTGCGGCCAAGTATCCGGCACTAGTCCAGACGCTGACCAAACGTCTGGAAGATCGATTCCGCACGACGCATCCCGAGCAGAATCAGGATCTTGACGGCTGGCTCCGTCCACGCGACGGCGCTTGA
- a CDS encoding response regulator transcription factor: MRILLVEDEPGVVLTLTDLLVDEGHEVESATCGLSGLSLAKQKAFDLIILDVMLPGKSGLDVCSELRQIGNDTAILMLTAKTQVVDRVVGLKLGADDYLSKPFDPAELLARVEALLRRVAKRKPGSRSSSLLRYRFGEVEIDFQSMLVLKDGAPVSLASKELSLLQYLIEYRGQTVPREILLKTVWDYQADVNSRTIDVHIAWLRQKLEDYPQNPRYIQTVRGVGYRFMP, encoded by the coding sequence ATGCGGATCTTACTCGTTGAGGACGAACCTGGTGTCGTATTGACCCTGACCGACCTCCTGGTGGATGAAGGACATGAAGTCGAATCGGCCACTTGCGGTCTGAGCGGTCTGAGTCTGGCGAAGCAAAAGGCATTTGATTTGATCATTCTCGACGTCATGCTTCCAGGAAAATCTGGCCTGGATGTTTGCAGTGAATTGCGCCAGATTGGCAACGATACCGCGATTTTGATGCTCACGGCCAAGACTCAGGTGGTCGACCGGGTGGTGGGGCTCAAACTGGGGGCCGACGATTATTTGAGCAAGCCCTTTGATCCAGCTGAACTCCTGGCCCGCGTCGAGGCCTTGTTGCGGCGAGTGGCTAAACGCAAGCCAGGAAGCCGGAGTAGTTCCCTGCTCCGCTACCGTTTTGGCGAAGTTGAGATTGATTTTCAAAGCATGCTCGTACTCAAGGATGGCGCCCCTGTGAGTTTGGCCAGCAAGGAACTCTCATTGCTGCAATATCTGATTGAGTATCGCGGGCAGACCGTTCCGAGAGAGATCCTCTTAAAAACGGTCTGGGATTATCAGGCCGATGTGAATTCCCGCACGATCGATGTCCACATTGCCTGGTTGCGGCAGAAGCTGGAAGATTACCCGCAAAACCCTCGTTATATTCAGACCGTTCGTGGGGTTGGCTACCGTTTCATGCCCTAA